A single genomic interval of Halorubrum aethiopicum harbors:
- a CDS encoding DUF4013 domain-containing protein gives MLRAALATPLRSEDAAGTLVIGTVLTLLAWVVTPLWVIGTLSVPLLVLVAPLALAPAFVGRGYLLRVVAAGIESVDGSGSDAGSGSDAGIGPAADASPRAPPFVRWGRLYRDGVASALLTVAYLLPLVVGLAAVGIAGAFVELGRVDPTPLAESVAGADSGGTSGVEAGVPPVAPVYGIVGAFVAVVSLAYLVAFAYVRPAALAALAATGRLRDGLRPTAVGRVALSGEYAVAWSLAMVTLLTGYALAGPFVPLLVGIGGVFAVRIVVHTLYGLGAGDAIDRVRSPVAVDDADVDADPRSSDESAAGSTAVEVASGIASEVDPAVQTGRTVSGGAAARVPEAVGAVDLDSLVDGGGDGDGDRDRAAGDDDDDRDGIGPAADRDTAPAADRDDTGERADGDAADAFDWGP, from the coding sequence ATGCTCCGGGCCGCGCTGGCGACGCCGCTTCGATCCGAGGACGCGGCCGGGACGCTCGTCATCGGGACGGTCCTGACGCTCCTCGCGTGGGTCGTCACGCCGCTTTGGGTGATCGGGACGCTCTCCGTTCCCCTTCTCGTTCTGGTCGCGCCGCTCGCGCTCGCGCCGGCGTTCGTCGGCCGCGGCTACCTCCTGCGGGTGGTCGCCGCCGGGATCGAGTCGGTCGACGGATCCGGGTCGGACGCCGGATCCGGGTCGGACGCCGGGATCGGCCCCGCGGCCGACGCCTCCCCGAGGGCCCCGCCCTTCGTTCGATGGGGGCGACTCTACCGCGACGGGGTCGCGTCCGCGCTGCTCACCGTCGCGTACCTCCTCCCGCTCGTCGTCGGGCTGGCCGCCGTCGGGATCGCGGGGGCGTTCGTCGAACTCGGTCGCGTGGATCCGACGCCGCTCGCGGAGTCGGTCGCTGGAGCCGACTCGGGGGGAACCTCCGGCGTCGAAGCGGGCGTACCGCCCGTCGCCCCGGTCTACGGGATCGTCGGCGCGTTCGTCGCCGTCGTCTCGCTCGCGTACCTCGTCGCGTTCGCGTACGTCAGGCCGGCGGCGCTCGCCGCGCTCGCCGCGACGGGCCGGCTTCGCGACGGACTCCGGCCGACCGCGGTCGGTCGCGTCGCGCTCTCGGGCGAGTACGCGGTCGCGTGGTCGCTGGCCATGGTGACGCTGCTCACGGGGTACGCCCTCGCGGGGCCGTTCGTTCCGCTCCTCGTCGGGATCGGCGGGGTGTTCGCGGTTCGGATCGTCGTCCACACGCTGTACGGTCTCGGGGCGGGAGACGCGATCGACCGCGTCCGATCGCCCGTCGCCGTCGACGACGCGGACGTCGACGCCGATCCGAGGAGTTCCGACGAGTCGGCGGCCGGGTCGACCGCCGTCGAGGTCGCCTCCGGGATCGCCTCCGAGGTCGACCCGGCGGTCCAGACCGGCCGGACCGTCTCCGGCGGAGCCGCGGCCCGGGTTCCCGAGGCGGTCGGCGCGGTCGACCTCGACTCCCTCGTCGACGGTGGCGGTGACGGGGACGGCGATCGCGATCGGGCAGCCGGCGACGACGACGACGATCGCGACGGGATCGGTCCTGCCGCCGACCGCGACACCGCCCCTGCCGCCGACCGCGACGACACCGGCGAGCGCGCGGACGGCGACGCGGCCGACGCGTTCGACTGGGGGCCGTGA
- a CDS encoding Rid family detoxifying hydrolase produces the protein MSEIIHTNAAPEAVGAYSQATTNGELVFTAGQIPLTPEGELLEDAPIAEQTEQALDNLLAVLAEAGAEPEDVLKTTVFLGDIDDFEEMNEVYASYFDRAPPARSAVQAGALPKGVGVEIEAVASVE, from the coding sequence ATGTCGGAGATCATCCACACGAACGCGGCCCCGGAGGCGGTCGGCGCGTACAGCCAGGCGACGACGAACGGCGAGCTCGTGTTCACCGCCGGACAGATACCGCTGACGCCGGAGGGCGAACTCCTCGAGGACGCCCCGATCGCCGAGCAGACGGAGCAGGCGCTCGACAACCTGCTCGCGGTCCTCGCGGAGGCCGGCGCGGAGCCGGAGGACGTGCTCAAGACGACCGTCTTCCTCGGCGACATCGACGACTTCGAGGAGATGAACGAGGTGTACGCGAGCTACTTCGACCGCGCGCCGCCGGCGCGGTCGGCGGTCCAGGCCGGCGCGCTCCCGAAGGGCGTCGGCGTCGAGATCGAGGCCGTCGCGAGCGTGGAGTGA
- a CDS encoding extracellular solute-binding protein: MDRLDGPVEGRNGTWSVGDRVGRTPRWTTYRGTDEEGTPVAIRTPTGTVPSDRHDRFDALARQWGTVDERRTVRGLLDWGTDPEPWVAVEYVPDELEAWAAGTSLETARACDPRTRAELLFDVCEVLRTYSRYGSTPCHLALHPDCLSFRVDADGPVAVVDDWGLSRLVEDPPTTPYTAPEQLEGDHASKRTDVYRIGALAAAALGDGTPFPGVDADDPAALADAIRAGIDADALGDDFPEGAVRPVDRATEGDPADRYATTYPLGRDLLDAVPTVDTGDREADALAATVAPTPEEPDDGESDARAEDAAAGAAAAATGDDGSDAADSDDEPAEAIAGGGGGSGGAGSTDGDGGSDGGGSRRSFLKYGIGAFALAGVGVGGLIAMDRNEPAPRAIEDGTGTSGSDSGSGTDTGTESEIQSEPEPEEEAATEITGGTVTVDARYYQWLADLPGAIDESDVPDAVDVEVRSDDDGTRPIGEILSRVEAGEPKPDVFLVSGWELGQVFSRNATEPLSAHADAHRIGEVIDETFPALDVVARHPGDGEAHALPYSFMPQGVVYRRPRFREAGIDDEGWMTEPPTWPQWSQAVATVRQNAGFVWSGRPQRLPSTFTGVLAGFGGSFYERGDTAPANDATVTIGDESGVRAANVLHDLALGGGRAEPSIEQTSTEEVLEYGFGEVMNRFLGGDAVAALLPLTVAVGRAGDVDPEALGVMPLPAGSAGSRTTLYGQYVVVNPNTELLGEALAVARGFRSEAVGSLLVTNGRLPTMNGDPFSLDAAASSPYAPHEPAIRFMAENGVHEPPTETWFGERTRIGEVLRRGITDDPRAALSELISILGE, from the coding sequence ATGGACAGGTTGGACGGTCCCGTGGAGGGACGGAACGGCACGTGGTCGGTCGGCGACCGCGTCGGGCGGACGCCACGGTGGACGACGTATCGCGGAACGGACGAGGAGGGGACTCCCGTCGCGATCCGGACGCCGACCGGGACGGTCCCGAGCGACCGGCACGACCGCTTCGACGCGCTCGCCCGGCAGTGGGGGACCGTCGACGAGCGGCGGACCGTCCGCGGACTGCTCGACTGGGGGACCGACCCCGAGCCGTGGGTCGCCGTCGAGTACGTCCCCGACGAGCTCGAGGCGTGGGCCGCCGGAACCTCCCTCGAGACCGCGCGGGCGTGCGACCCGCGGACGCGGGCGGAACTCCTCTTCGACGTGTGCGAGGTCCTCCGGACCTACTCGCGGTACGGCTCGACGCCCTGTCACCTCGCGCTCCACCCCGACTGTCTCTCCTTCCGGGTCGACGCCGACGGACCGGTCGCGGTCGTCGACGACTGGGGACTCAGCCGGCTCGTCGAGGACCCCCCGACGACCCCGTACACCGCGCCCGAGCAGCTCGAGGGCGACCACGCCTCGAAGCGGACCGACGTCTACCGGATCGGCGCGCTCGCGGCCGCGGCGCTCGGCGACGGCACCCCGTTCCCCGGCGTCGACGCCGACGACCCGGCCGCGCTGGCCGACGCGATCCGCGCGGGCATCGACGCCGACGCGCTCGGCGACGACTTCCCCGAGGGGGCCGTGCGACCGGTCGACCGGGCGACGGAGGGCGATCCGGCCGACCGGTACGCGACGACGTACCCGCTCGGACGGGACCTCCTCGACGCCGTCCCGACGGTCGACACGGGCGACCGCGAGGCGGACGCGCTCGCCGCGACCGTCGCGCCGACGCCCGAGGAGCCGGACGACGGAGAGTCGGATGCGCGGGCCGAGGACGCGGCCGCGGGTGCCGCCGCGGCCGCGACGGGCGACGACGGCTCGGATGCGGCCGACTCGGACGACGAGCCGGCCGAGGCTATCGCCGGAGGCGGCGGCGGGTCGGGAGGTGCGGGCTCGACCGACGGAGACGGGGGTTCCGACGGAGGCGGCTCCAGACGGTCGTTCCTCAAGTACGGGATCGGCGCGTTCGCGCTCGCCGGCGTCGGGGTCGGTGGGCTCATCGCGATGGATCGCAACGAGCCGGCGCCTCGGGCGATCGAGGACGGAACGGGAACGTCCGGCTCGGACTCCGGATCCGGGACCGATACCGGCACCGAGTCGGAGATCCAGTCCGAGCCGGAACCGGAAGAGGAGGCGGCGACCGAGATCACGGGCGGGACCGTCACCGTCGACGCCCGGTACTACCAGTGGCTCGCGGACCTCCCGGGGGCGATCGACGAGTCGGACGTTCCCGACGCCGTCGACGTGGAGGTCCGTTCCGACGACGACGGCACCAGGCCGATCGGCGAGATCCTCTCCCGGGTCGAGGCCGGCGAACCGAAACCGGACGTGTTCCTCGTCAGCGGCTGGGAGCTCGGGCAGGTCTTCTCGAGGAACGCGACCGAGCCGCTCTCGGCGCACGCGGACGCCCATCGGATCGGCGAGGTGATCGACGAGACGTTCCCCGCGCTCGACGTCGTCGCGCGGCACCCCGGAGACGGCGAGGCACACGCGCTGCCGTACTCGTTCATGCCACAGGGGGTCGTCTACCGGCGGCCGCGGTTCCGGGAGGCCGGGATCGACGACGAGGGATGGATGACCGAGCCGCCGACCTGGCCGCAGTGGTCGCAGGCGGTCGCCACCGTCCGGCAGAACGCCGGCTTCGTCTGGAGCGGCCGGCCGCAGCGACTCCCGTCGACGTTCACCGGCGTGCTGGCCGGATTCGGCGGGTCCTTCTACGAGCGGGGGGACACGGCGCCGGCGAACGACGCCACGGTGACGATCGGGGACGAGTCGGGGGTTCGAGCGGCGAACGTCCTCCACGACCTCGCGCTCGGGGGCGGCAGGGCGGAGCCATCGATCGAGCAGACGTCCACCGAGGAGGTGCTCGAGTACGGCTTCGGCGAGGTCATGAACCGATTCCTCGGCGGGGACGCCGTCGCCGCGCTGCTCCCGCTCACCGTGGCGGTCGGGCGGGCGGGCGACGTGGATCCCGAGGCGCTCGGCGTGATGCCGCTACCCGCGGGCTCGGCGGGGTCGCGAACGACGCTGTACGGCCAGTACGTCGTCGTCAACCCCAACACGGAGCTGCTCGGCGAGGCGCTCGCGGTCGCTCGGGGGTTCCGGTCGGAAGCCGTCGGGTCGCTGCTCGTCACGAACGGCCGGCTCCCCACGATGAACGGGGACCCCTTCTCGCTGGACGCCGCGGCGTCGTCCCCGTACGCGCCACACGAGCCGGCGATCCGGTTCATGGCCGAGAACGGCGTCCACGAACCGCCGACGGAGACGTGGTTCGGAGAACGGACGAGGATCGGCGAGGTGCTCCGTCGGGGGATCACTGACGATCCGAGGGCAGCACTCAGCGAGCTGATATCGATCCTCGGCGAGTAA
- a CDS encoding alpha/beta hydrolase, with the protein MTRRDPVNRAQRRLARPPRERFSTRDLSFDVDGETCRGTLYLPSGDDDGPPAVVMAPGLGAERSFGYPAVAERFADAGYAAFCFDYRGFGDADGDSQSVHPGRQRADYAGALDRLERVDAVGRDRVLWGASLSAGHVLTLAAERRDVDAVIAVTPLLDARAVASARGGRYLVRSGLAGLRDLLGHRFGRGRSVPIVGGVDELAAITEPGTKRGYLDLVDRESAWRNETPARSLLRLVTYRPGERLAEIAAPTLLLAGTDDPIVPIESVRGAAEELRRGTVVSMPADHFSPFGADFEPAVGHQLSFLRDALDG; encoded by the coding sequence GTGACCCGACGCGACCCGGTGAACCGCGCCCAGCGACGGCTCGCCCGGCCGCCGCGCGAGCGCTTCTCGACGCGCGACCTCTCGTTCGACGTCGACGGGGAGACCTGTCGGGGGACGCTGTACCTCCCGAGCGGTGACGACGACGGTCCGCCGGCCGTCGTCATGGCTCCGGGTCTCGGCGCGGAGCGGAGCTTCGGCTACCCCGCGGTCGCCGAGCGGTTCGCCGACGCCGGCTACGCCGCGTTCTGCTTCGACTACCGCGGGTTCGGCGACGCCGACGGCGATTCCCAGTCGGTCCATCCGGGTCGACAGCGCGCCGACTACGCGGGCGCGCTCGACCGCCTCGAGCGCGTCGACGCGGTCGGTCGGGACCGGGTCCTCTGGGGCGCGTCGCTGTCGGCGGGGCACGTCCTGACGCTCGCGGCCGAGCGCCGGGACGTCGACGCCGTGATCGCGGTGACGCCCCTGCTCGACGCGCGCGCCGTCGCCTCCGCCCGCGGCGGCCGGTACCTCGTCCGTTCGGGGCTCGCCGGCCTCCGCGATCTGCTCGGTCACCGGTTCGGTCGCGGCCGATCGGTCCCGATCGTCGGCGGCGTCGACGAGCTCGCGGCGATCACCGAGCCGGGAACGAAGCGCGGCTACCTCGACCTCGTCGACCGGGAGTCGGCCTGGCGGAACGAGACCCCCGCGCGGTCGCTGCTGCGGCTCGTCACCTACCGGCCGGGCGAGCGGCTCGCGGAGATCGCCGCCCCGACGCTGCTTCTGGCGGGTACCGACGATCCCATCGTCCCGATCGAGTCGGTCCGCGGAGCCGCCGAGGAGCTCCGACGCGGCACCGTCGTCTCGATGCCCGCCGACCACTTCTCGCCGTTCGGGGCGGACTTCGAGCCGGCGGTCGGCCACCAGCTCTCGTTCCTGCGGGACGCGCTCGACGGGTAG
- the thsB gene encoding thermosome subunit beta translates to MQQGQPMIIMGDDAQRVKDKDAQEYNISAARGVAESVRSTLGPKGMDKMLVDSMGDVTITNDGVTILQTMDIDNPTAEMIVEVAETQEDEAGDGTTSAVAIAGELLKNAEDLLEQDIHPTAVIKGFNLASEYAREQVDEVATPVDADDTETLKNVAETSMTGKGAELEKDVLADLVVRAIQEVTVEAEDGSHVVDLQNLNIETRTGRSAGESRLLSGAVVDKDPVHDDMPTDFEEANVLLLNEAIEVEEADVDTSVNVDSPDQLQKFLDQEEEQLREKVDKIVESGADVVFCQKGIDDLAQHYLAKEGILAVRRTKKSDMKFLKNVLDAAIVTDLDSLSADDVAVGSVSRDADEELFYVEGENPHGATLLLYGSTEHVVDELERGIEDAIDVVATTVSDGRTLPGGGAIEVELASRLRDYADSVSGREQLAVEAFADALELIPRVLAENAGLDSIDLLVDLRAAHESGDAHAGLNVFTGEVEDTFEAGVVETAHAKEQAIASAAEAANLVLKIDDIIAAGDLSTSGDDDEGGAGGMGGMGGMGGMGGAM, encoded by the coding sequence ATGCAGCAGGGTCAGCCGATGATCATCATGGGCGACGACGCCCAGCGCGTCAAGGACAAGGACGCACAGGAGTACAACATCTCCGCGGCGCGCGGCGTCGCCGAGTCCGTACGCTCGACGCTCGGACCGAAGGGGATGGACAAGATGCTCGTCGACTCGATGGGCGACGTCACCATCACGAACGACGGCGTCACCATCCTGCAGACGATGGACATCGACAACCCGACCGCCGAGATGATCGTCGAGGTCGCCGAGACCCAGGAGGACGAGGCCGGCGACGGCACGACGAGCGCGGTCGCCATCGCGGGCGAGCTCCTCAAGAACGCCGAGGACCTCCTCGAGCAGGACATCCACCCCACCGCCGTGATCAAGGGGTTCAACCTCGCGAGCGAGTACGCCCGCGAACAGGTCGACGAGGTCGCCACCCCGGTCGACGCCGACGATACGGAGACGCTGAAGAACGTCGCCGAGACGTCGATGACTGGCAAGGGTGCGGAGCTCGAGAAGGACGTCCTCGCGGACCTCGTCGTCCGCGCGATCCAGGAGGTCACCGTCGAGGCCGAGGACGGCTCGCACGTCGTCGACCTCCAGAACCTGAACATCGAGACGCGGACCGGGCGCTCGGCCGGCGAGTCCCGGCTGCTCTCCGGCGCGGTCGTCGACAAGGACCCGGTCCACGACGACATGCCCACGGACTTCGAGGAGGCGAACGTCCTGCTTCTCAACGAGGCCATCGAGGTCGAGGAGGCCGACGTCGACACCTCCGTCAACGTCGACTCGCCCGACCAGCTCCAGAAGTTCCTCGACCAGGAGGAGGAGCAGCTCCGCGAGAAGGTCGACAAGATCGTCGAGAGCGGCGCGGACGTCGTCTTCTGTCAGAAGGGGATCGACGACCTCGCCCAGCACTACCTCGCGAAGGAGGGCATCCTCGCGGTCCGTCGGACCAAGAAGTCCGACATGAAGTTCCTCAAGAACGTCCTCGACGCGGCGATCGTCACCGACCTCGACTCGCTTTCGGCGGACGACGTCGCGGTCGGCTCGGTCAGCCGTGACGCCGACGAGGAGCTGTTCTACGTCGAGGGCGAGAACCCCCACGGCGCGACGCTGTTGCTGTACGGCTCCACCGAGCACGTCGTCGACGAGCTCGAGCGCGGCATCGAGGACGCGATCGACGTGGTCGCGACGACCGTCTCGGACGGCCGGACGCTCCCCGGCGGCGGCGCGATCGAGGTCGAGCTCGCGAGCCGGCTCCGCGACTACGCGGACTCCGTCTCGGGACGCGAACAGCTCGCCGTCGAGGCGTTCGCCGACGCGCTCGAGCTGATCCCCCGCGTCCTCGCCGAGAACGCCGGGCTCGATTCCATCGACCTGCTCGTCGACCTCCGTGCGGCCCACGAGTCGGGCGACGCGCACGCCGGGCTCAACGTCTTCACCGGCGAGGTCGAGGACACCTTCGAGGCGGGCGTCGTCGAGACGGCCCACGCCAAGGAGCAGGCGATCGCCTCCGCCGCCGAGGCCGCGAACCTCGTGCTCAAGATCGACGACATCATCGCGGCCGGCGACCTCTCCACCTCCGGCGACGACGACGAGGGCGGCGCCGGCGGCATGGGAGGCATGGGCGGTATGGGCGGCATGGGCGGCGCTATGTGA
- a CDS encoding DUF7577 domain-containing protein has protein sequence MSVALLAALLAGMLLINVAVAWTLARRDRGPGDAPDAEGRPPDDDPTGFDAVLARRGARERSADGDDDALSPSADPSADEPPPLEADGETVVCGNCGARNRSGYRYCRWCVRSALVDDGRGRGDAAGAARRPL, from the coding sequence ATGTCGGTGGCACTGCTCGCCGCGCTGCTGGCGGGGATGCTCCTGATCAACGTGGCGGTCGCGTGGACGCTCGCCCGCCGGGACCGCGGCCCCGGTGACGCGCCCGACGCGGAGGGGCGACCGCCGGACGACGATCCCACCGGGTTCGACGCGGTGCTCGCCAGGCGGGGGGCTCGAGAGCGATCCGCGGACGGCGACGACGACGCGCTCTCGCCGTCCGCGGATCCGTCGGCTGACGAGCCGCCGCCGCTCGAGGCCGACGGCGAGACGGTCGTCTGCGGGAACTGCGGCGCGAGAAATCGATCGGGATACCGCTACTGCCGCTGGTGTGTCCGGTCCGCCCTCGTGGACGACGGGCGGGGCCGTGGCGACGCGGCCGGAGCCGCCCGTCGGCCGCTCTGA
- a CDS encoding mRNA surveillance protein pelota has translation MRISERGYGEEGRERLTLVPENVDDLWHLSHVLEPGDRVEGDTTRRIQRDDDRMRDTGGQREHLFVTLEVDDVEFARFANRLRVSGVIVACSREDQLNAHHTINVEEHDEITVEKHFKPDQTERLEAATEAAENPDVAIATVEEGAAYVHTVQQYGTEEYASFTKPTGKGEFSRPREELFAELGEALSHLDADAVILAGPGFTKQDARDYIAEEHRDLADRISVVDTSAAGDRGVHEVLKRGAVDEVQKETRISREASLIDELTENIATGAKATYGPEDVAEAAEFGAVETLLVVDDRLRTERQGEGDWEIDVNEVIESVERQGGDVVVFSADFAPGEQLSNLGGIAAILRYRLQ, from the coding sequence ATGCGAATCTCCGAGCGGGGCTACGGCGAGGAGGGCCGAGAGCGGCTCACGCTCGTCCCCGAGAACGTCGACGACCTCTGGCACCTGTCGCACGTCCTCGAACCGGGCGACCGCGTCGAGGGCGACACCACCCGCCGGATCCAGCGGGACGACGACCGGATGCGGGACACGGGCGGACAGCGCGAGCACCTCTTCGTGACTCTCGAGGTCGACGACGTCGAGTTCGCGCGCTTCGCCAACCGGCTGCGCGTCTCGGGCGTCATCGTCGCCTGCTCGCGCGAGGACCAGCTCAACGCCCACCACACGATAAACGTCGAGGAGCACGACGAGATCACGGTCGAGAAGCACTTCAAGCCGGACCAGACGGAGCGGCTGGAGGCGGCGACGGAGGCCGCGGAGAACCCCGACGTCGCCATCGCGACCGTCGAGGAGGGCGCCGCGTACGTCCACACGGTCCAGCAGTACGGCACCGAGGAGTACGCCTCCTTCACGAAGCCGACGGGGAAAGGGGAGTTCTCTCGGCCGCGCGAGGAGCTGTTCGCGGAGCTCGGCGAGGCGCTCTCCCACCTCGACGCCGACGCCGTGATCCTCGCCGGTCCGGGGTTCACGAAGCAGGACGCCCGCGACTACATCGCCGAGGAGCACCGCGATCTGGCCGACCGGATCAGCGTCGTCGACACCTCGGCGGCCGGCGACCGCGGCGTCCACGAGGTGCTCAAACGCGGCGCGGTCGACGAGGTGCAAAAGGAGACGCGGATCTCCAGGGAGGCGAGCCTCATCGACGAGCTCACGGAGAACATCGCGACGGGCGCGAAGGCCACCTACGGCCCCGAGGACGTGGCGGAGGCCGCGGAGTTCGGCGCGGTCGAGACGCTGCTCGTCGTCGACGACCGGCTCCGGACCGAGCGGCAGGGCGAGGGCGACTGGGAGATCGACGTCAACGAGGTGATCGAGTCGGTCGAGCGACAGGGCGGCGACGTGGTCGTCTTCTCCGCCGACTTCGCCCCCGGCGAACAGCTCTCGAACCTCGGCGGCATCGCCGCGATCCTCCGATACCGGCTCCAGTGA
- a CDS encoding MTH1187 family thiamine-binding protein — translation MTVVALLSVAPVIEGSMAEEVAEAVAALDDFDVSYETNPMGTTIEADDVDTLLDAVGAAHRAVDGDRVSTFLKIDDKRTVETTADRKVEAVEEHLGREAKRER, via the coding sequence ATGACTGTCGTCGCCCTGTTGAGCGTGGCACCGGTGATCGAGGGGAGCATGGCCGAGGAGGTCGCCGAGGCGGTGGCGGCCCTCGACGACTTCGACGTGAGCTACGAGACGAACCCGATGGGAACCACCATCGAGGCCGACGACGTCGACACGCTGCTCGACGCCGTCGGGGCCGCACACCGAGCGGTCGACGGCGACCGCGTCTCCACGTTCCTGAAGATAGACGACAAACGGACCGTCGAGACCACGGCCGACCGGAAGGTCGAGGCGGTCGAGGAGCACCTCGGACGCGAGGCGAAACGGGAGCGGTGA
- a CDS encoding MATE family efflux transporter has product MASDHSLREILSRLPNPVHRLILAIGLLLARAGRVDENRVRRTTDLAWPRILTGLARKSKTAVDVAMVGIAVGPAAIAGIGFAGPFWGLAFTLGGGLATGTIALVSQRYGAEAFDRIGQAVRTSGLIVVATTLPITAVLFAFPTELIGLLTDDARAIDLGAAYLRIVALGIPFAGLNLVGGRVLIGADDAWTPMVIRGGGAVANIGLNAALIFGSGMGVVGAAIGTVASNVLVTAVFGVGFAAGRLPGLGAFPVTLSFRGRYVDPATIRDVVRISTPAVGRRMVWTGARFPLLAFVALFGSHVVAAYVISRQVWGLINTPGWGFALAASSLVGQSLGENDEDLAEAYGHEITYISVVTYAVGAGAVFVLADPIAVRFVGDPTSETVPVAAALIRAAAVAVIARGVGGTYAGALDATGDTRWPFYSRAAGMFGVALPLTYLGATTTLGLWGLYLSYFGQSVVPAVVNRYRFSTGRWKAISREYRPDAAAADD; this is encoded by the coding sequence GTGGCAAGCGATCACTCGCTTCGGGAGATCCTCTCTCGGCTCCCGAACCCCGTTCATCGTCTCATTCTGGCCATCGGGCTCCTGCTCGCCCGGGCCGGACGGGTCGACGAGAACCGGGTACGCCGCACGACCGACCTCGCGTGGCCTCGAATCCTCACCGGGCTGGCTCGAAAGTCGAAAACCGCCGTCGACGTCGCGATGGTGGGGATCGCCGTCGGTCCGGCCGCGATCGCCGGGATCGGGTTCGCCGGGCCGTTCTGGGGACTGGCGTTCACCCTCGGCGGCGGCCTCGCGACCGGGACGATCGCCCTCGTCTCCCAGCGGTACGGGGCGGAGGCGTTCGACCGGATCGGCCAGGCCGTCCGGACGAGCGGCCTGATCGTCGTCGCGACGACGCTCCCGATCACGGCGGTGCTGTTCGCGTTCCCGACCGAACTGATCGGCCTGCTCACGGACGACGCACGGGCGATCGATCTCGGTGCCGCGTACCTCCGGATCGTCGCCCTCGGGATCCCCTTCGCCGGGCTCAACCTCGTCGGGGGGCGGGTCCTCATCGGGGCCGACGACGCCTGGACGCCGATGGTCATCCGCGGGGGCGGTGCCGTCGCCAACATCGGCCTCAACGCGGCGTTGATATTCGGATCGGGGATGGGCGTCGTCGGGGCCGCGATCGGGACCGTCGCGTCGAACGTCCTCGTCACCGCCGTGTTCGGAGTCGGGTTCGCCGCCGGACGGCTTCCGGGACTCGGCGCGTTTCCCGTCACCCTCTCCTTCCGCGGCCGATACGTCGATCCGGCGACGATCCGGGACGTGGTCCGCATCAGCACGCCCGCGGTCGGGCGACGCATGGTGTGGACGGGGGCCCGCTTCCCGCTTCTCGCGTTCGTCGCGCTGTTCGGGTCGCACGTCGTCGCCGCCTACGTGATCAGCCGGCAGGTCTGGGGACTGATCAACACGCCCGGGTGGGGGTTCGCCCTCGCGGCGAGCAGCCTCGTGGGACAGTCGCTCGGCGAGAACGACGAGGACCTCGCCGAGGCGTACGGCCACGAGATCACGTATATCTCCGTGGTGACGTACGCGGTCGGTGCCGGCGCGGTCTTCGTTCTCGCCGACCCGATCGCCGTCCGGTTCGTCGGCGATCCGACGAGCGAGACCGTCCCGGTCGCGGCCGCGCTCATCCGCGCGGCGGCCGTCGCCGTGATCGCCCGCGGGGTCGGAGGGACGTACGCCGGAGCCCTCGACGCCACGGGAGACACTCGCTGGCCGTTCTACAGCCGCGCCGCCGGAATGTTCGGGGTCGCCCTGCCGCTGACGTATCTGGGCGCGACGACGACCCTCGGACTGTGGGGACTCTACCTCTCGTACTTCGGCCAGTCGGTCGTCCCGGCGGTCGTCAACCGCTACCGCTTCTCCACCGGCCGGTGGAAGGCGATCAGTCGAGAGTACCGCCCGGACGCCGCCGCCGCGGACGACTGA